The Opitutaceae bacterium genome has a window encoding:
- a CDS encoding C4-type zinc ribbon domain-containing protein gives MRGMVPQWLEKLLILQDRDAHRALLEKQLDAVPREREAAERKIAGHRAAIEAAQHRVRELELERSRLEQEIASVEEQVRKYRNQQIQVKKNEEYQALTHEIAATEARISELEGAEIQVLYDLDTVRAKSAEVVATEKTEIAFQEKQIARMAEREVQLKVELESARAAVEAARSEVPLKSISVYDRLASSLALPVIVPLEGQKCTGCHLRVSAGVDAEVRGGGELTACDNCTRILYSEA, from the coding sequence GACGCTCATCGGGCGTTGCTTGAGAAGCAGCTCGATGCCGTCCCGAGGGAGCGTGAGGCGGCAGAGCGCAAGATCGCCGGGCATCGGGCGGCGATCGAAGCGGCCCAGCACCGCGTCCGGGAGCTCGAACTGGAGCGCAGCCGGCTCGAACAGGAGATCGCCTCGGTTGAGGAGCAGGTCCGCAAGTACCGCAACCAGCAGATTCAGGTCAAGAAGAACGAGGAGTATCAGGCCCTGACCCACGAAATTGCCGCGACCGAGGCCAGGATCTCGGAGCTGGAAGGTGCGGAGATCCAGGTTCTCTACGATCTGGACACGGTCCGTGCGAAGTCGGCTGAAGTGGTGGCCACGGAGAAGACGGAGATCGCCTTCCAGGAGAAGCAGATCGCCCGAATGGCCGAGCGGGAGGTGCAGCTCAAGGTTGAGTTGGAGTCGGCTCGTGCCGCCGTCGAGGCGGCCCGGAGTGAGGTTCCCCTCAAGAGCATCAGTGTCTATGATCGCCTGGCTTCCTCGCTGGCCCTGCCGGTCATCGTGCCTCTCGAGGGGCAGAAATGCACCGGCTGTCATCTGAGGGTCTCGGCCGGGGTCGATGCCGAGGTCCGCGGCGGTGGCGAATTGACGGCTTGCGATAACTGCACGCGCATCCTATATTCGGAGGCTTAG
- a CDS encoding prepilin-type N-terminal cleavage/methylation domain-containing protein: MITNCTRRDKHSQKGGFTLTEILIAIVIGSMVMGAVMSSFVFIAKSCVSLNDYSTLDQESRYAVETFSREIRASSDISGFSTAGLTLTVPDGAGSTYTVSYTYVPADRAFYRAYGTADEETLLTGVEALTLKRFNLLHNAATNNLETKQIQLDARTVRSGGGKFRATNNVISARFIMRNKVASN; this comes from the coding sequence ATGATCACGAATTGCACCAGGCGCGACAAACACAGTCAGAAGGGTGGATTCACCCTGACCGAAATCCTCATCGCCATCGTCATCGGCTCCATGGTCATGGGCGCCGTCATGTCGTCCTTTGTCTTTATCGCGAAGAGCTGCGTCAGCCTGAACGACTACTCGACCCTCGACCAGGAAAGCCGCTACGCCGTCGAGACTTTCAGCCGGGAAATCCGTGCCTCCTCCGACATTTCCGGATTCAGCACAGCCGGGCTTACCCTGACCGTCCCGGATGGTGCCGGATCCACCTACACCGTGAGCTACACCTACGTCCCGGCTGATCGCGCCTTCTACCGCGCCTACGGAACAGCCGATGAGGAAACCCTCTTGACCGGGGTCGAGGCCCTGACCCTGAAGCGCTTCAATCTTCTTCACAATGCCGCGACCAACAACCTTGAGACCAAGCAGATCCAGCTCGACGCCCGCACCGTCCGCTCCGGAGGAGGGAAGTTCCGCGCAACCAATAACGTCATCTCCGCGCGCTTCATCATGCGAAACAAGGTGGCCAGCAATTAA
- a CDS encoding type II secretion system protein produces MPHRSRLNTKEGFTLVEVLVASVVLGMVFLSSIGAMTVGYRLLENARFNTLAAQIIQSEIETLRLMNWAQISALPSNEAITIDSDLNNASLNRFTGNRILTSLRANTKAIIVNVQWTATSGQVHSRRYTTYMGKDGLNDYYYTKL; encoded by the coding sequence ATGCCGCACCGTTCACGTCTGAACACAAAGGAAGGATTCACTCTGGTTGAAGTCCTCGTGGCGTCGGTCGTACTGGGGATGGTCTTCCTCAGCTCCATCGGCGCCATGACCGTCGGCTACCGCCTGCTGGAGAACGCGCGCTTCAACACCCTGGCTGCCCAGATCATTCAAAGCGAAATCGAGACCCTTCGTCTGATGAACTGGGCCCAGATCTCCGCCCTCCCCTCCAATGAGGCCATCACCATCGACTCTGATCTGAACAATGCCTCGCTCAACCGCTTCACCGGCAATCGCATTTTGACCAGCTTGAGGGCCAATACCAAAGCCATCATTGTCAATGTCCAATGGACGGCCACCTCCGGCCAGGTTCATTCCCGCCGCTACACGACCTACATGGGCAAGGACGGCCTGAACGACTACTACTACACCAAGCTATGA